A window from Kovacikia minuta CCNUW1 encodes these proteins:
- the atpD gene encoding F0F1 ATP synthase subunit beta, whose protein sequence is MVTTAEKTSTGYITQIISAVVDIKFPTGKMPEIYDALKIEGTNPAGQQVSVTCEVQQLLGDRQVRAVAMSSTDGLVRGMEVVNTGEPINVPVGTGTLGRIFNVLGEPIDNKGPVDRSQTLPIHRSAPKLTELETTPSVFETGIKVIDLLTPYRRGGKIGLFGGAGVGKTVVMLELINNIATQHGGLSVFGGVGERTREGNDLYNEMIESGVINKDDPGQSKIALVYGQMNEPPGARMRVGLSALTMAEYFRDVNKQDVLLFIDNIFRFVQAGSEVSALLGRMPSAVGYQPTLGTDVGDLQERITSTLEGSITSVQAVYVPADDLTDPAPATTFAHLDGTTVLSRGLASKGIYPAVDPLGSTSTMLQPSVVGNDHYDTARAVQATLQRYKELQDIIAILGLDELSEDDRITVARARKIERFLSQPFSVAEVFTGTPGQYVTLEKTIAGFKKILSGELDDLPEQAFYMIGDIDMAIAKAEKMKAEAK, encoded by the coding sequence ATGGTCACCACCGCAGAGAAGACAAGTACAGGTTACATTACTCAAATCATTAGTGCTGTTGTAGACATCAAATTTCCAACGGGTAAAATGCCCGAAATTTATGATGCATTGAAAATTGAAGGCACAAATCCCGCAGGTCAACAGGTTTCTGTAACCTGCGAGGTGCAGCAGTTGTTGGGCGATCGTCAGGTGCGCGCAGTTGCAATGAGTTCCACCGACGGTCTGGTTCGGGGCATGGAAGTGGTTAACACAGGTGAGCCGATCAACGTTCCCGTTGGGACTGGCACCCTGGGACGCATCTTTAATGTGCTGGGTGAACCGATTGATAACAAGGGTCCCGTCGATCGCTCCCAAACCCTACCCATTCACCGTTCTGCCCCTAAACTAACAGAATTGGAAACCACCCCTTCTGTGTTTGAAACCGGCATCAAGGTGATTGACCTTCTGACGCCCTATCGCCGTGGTGGAAAGATTGGTTTATTCGGGGGTGCCGGAGTCGGCAAAACCGTCGTCATGCTGGAGTTAATCAACAACATCGCGACGCAACACGGTGGCTTATCCGTGTTCGGTGGCGTTGGGGAACGGACCCGCGAAGGGAACGACCTCTACAATGAAATGATTGAATCGGGTGTAATCAACAAGGATGATCCAGGTCAGTCTAAGATTGCTCTGGTGTACGGTCAGATGAACGAACCCCCCGGTGCCCGGATGCGGGTAGGGTTGTCAGCCCTGACTATGGCTGAATACTTCCGTGACGTTAACAAACAGGATGTGCTGTTGTTCATCGACAACATCTTCCGATTTGTCCAAGCAGGTTCTGAAGTATCTGCGCTCCTGGGTCGGATGCCCTCTGCTGTGGGATATCAGCCCACCCTGGGAACAGACGTAGGTGACCTGCAAGAGCGCATCACCTCAACGCTGGAAGGATCAATTACTTCCGTACAAGCCGTCTACGTTCCTGCGGATGACCTGACTGACCCTGCTCCTGCCACCACCTTCGCCCACCTGGACGGAACCACAGTACTCTCTCGCGGTCTGGCATCCAAAGGAATTTATCCCGCAGTTGATCCGCTGGGATCTACTTCTACAATGCTGCAACCCAGTGTCGTCGGTAATGACCACTACGACACCGCTCGTGCCGTTCAGGCAACCCTGCAACGCTACAAGGAACTGCAAGACATCATTGCCATCCTAGGTCTAGATGAATTGTCTGAAGACGATCGCATTACCGTAGCACGTGCCCGCAAGATTGAGCGGTTCCTGTCTCAACCCTTCTCTGTGGCAGAGGTGTTCACGGGTACTCCTGGGCAATATGTCACCCTGGAGAAGACGATCGCAGGCTTCAAAAAAATCCTCTCCGGTGAACTGGACGATCTGCCCGAACAAGCGTTCTACATGATCGGTGACATTGACATGGCGATCGCTAAAGCCGAAAAAATGAAGGCAGAAGCAAAGTAG
- the atpC gene encoding ATP synthase F1 subunit epsilon: protein MALTVRVIAPDKTVWDSDAEEVILPSTTGQLGILTGHAPLLTALDTGVMRVRADKNWVPIALFGGFAEVENNEVTILVNAAERGDSINKEDARAAFAEAETKYNQSQQNDDRQIRIQATQAYKRARARFQAAGGML from the coding sequence ATGGCACTCACTGTTCGTGTAATTGCACCCGACAAAACTGTTTGGGACTCCGATGCGGAGGAAGTCATCCTGCCTAGCACAACCGGACAACTCGGTATTCTCACAGGGCACGCACCCTTGCTGACCGCCTTAGATACCGGGGTGATGCGGGTTCGTGCTGATAAAAATTGGGTTCCGATCGCGCTATTTGGTGGCTTCGCAGAAGTCGAAAACAACGAAGTCACCATTCTGGTGAATGCTGCGGAACGGGGCGATTCCATTAATAAGGAAGATGCCCGCGCTGCTTTCGCTGAAGCCGAAACCAAGTATAACCAGTCGCAACAAAATGACGATCGGCAAATCAGAATCCAAGCGACTCAAGCATACAAACGTGCCCGTGCCCGCTTTCAAGCCGCAGGCGGCATGCTCTAA
- a CDS encoding type II toxin-antitoxin system RelE/ParE family toxin, which produces MQLLGICLRSTPNIAQNSPQYATRTIDRLTRRSQQIANFPLSGRVVSEFETKQIREVIEGSYRIIYYIKPDQIDILAVLHGSQQMMQSEDE; this is translated from the coding sequence ATACAGCTGTTAGGAATCTGTCTGCGATCTACACCTAACATTGCTCAAAATTCGCCTCAGTATGCTACCAGAACGATTGATCGTCTGACTCGCAGATCTCAACAAATTGCTAATTTTCCGTTATCAGGTCGAGTCGTATCAGAGTTTGAAACTAAACAGATTCGTGAAGTGATTGAAGGCTCTTATCGCATTATCTATTACATCAAACCCGATCAAATTGATATCCTGGCAGTCCTACATGGCTCCCAGCAAATGATGCAGTCTGAGGATGAGTGA
- the dxr gene encoding 1-deoxy-D-xylulose-5-phosphate reductoisomerase, translating to MALNCCLRSSEHSAIFQCLQGVPRGGLRRILLTASGGAFRDLPVEKLAQVTVADALKHPNWSMGRKITIDSATLMNKGLEVIEAHFLFGADYDQIDIVIHPQSIIHSLIELQDTSVLAQLGWADMRLPLLYALSFPERIYTDWEPLDLVKAGSLTFREPDHQKYPCMNLAYAAGRAGGCMPAVLNAANEQAVALFLEEKIRFLDIPRLIEQACDRYQIHNHSTPSLEDIIAADQWARQEVLTASLIGVGG from the coding sequence ATGGCATTAAACTGCTGCCTGCGGAGCTCAGAACATTCCGCCATTTTTCAGTGCCTCCAGGGTGTTCCCAGGGGCGGTTTGCGGCGGATTTTACTGACCGCTTCCGGGGGGGCATTTCGGGATCTTCCCGTGGAAAAACTAGCTCAAGTAACCGTTGCAGATGCCCTCAAGCATCCCAACTGGTCAATGGGGCGCAAGATTACGATCGACTCAGCGACCTTAATGAACAAGGGGCTGGAGGTGATTGAAGCTCACTTTTTGTTTGGGGCGGATTATGACCAGATTGACATCGTGATTCATCCCCAAAGCATTATCCATTCACTGATCGAACTGCAAGACACCTCAGTTCTGGCACAGTTGGGTTGGGCTGATATGCGCCTACCCTTGCTCTATGCTCTTTCCTTCCCAGAGCGCATCTATACCGATTGGGAACCCCTGGATCTGGTGAAAGCGGGCAGCCTTACCTTCCGAGAACCAGACCATCAGAAATATCCCTGCATGAATTTAGCCTATGCCGCAGGACGGGCAGGCGGTTGTATGCCAGCAGTTCTAAATGCGGCAAATGAGCAAGCAGTGGCACTGTTTTTAGAAGAAAAAATCCGATTTTTAGATATCCCCCGTTTAATTGAGCAAGCGTGCGATCGCTACCAGATCCACAACCACTCAACCCCATCCCTGGAGGACATTATCGCTGCCGATCAATGGGCACGGCAGGAGGTGTTAACGGCAAGTTTGATAGGAGTTGGGGGATAG